In one window of Archocentrus centrarchus isolate MPI-CPG fArcCen1 chromosome 11, fArcCen1, whole genome shotgun sequence DNA:
- the skic2 gene encoding superkiller complex protein 2 → MDRINVPPPGPMDLPMSLLEMGCSGRFELITHPLPGQPLPPQSTLPHGLPPTSLNLETEVEKQFLRDPAWLPVHDKDFAFQKFLKVSQRKINVDSLLNCTPSPLHSGLSVVRDPTTGMLLDFTEVLLENTGLSAKNSLSLQRHPGPPSESLRGSNTNYPFLPGGMEELTLDQIKTKSELEEEIDFENDLLRVPPGLKAGMDFTDKDPKIAKAEVNLMSLLSTVEDITGLQLEAEEKEEVKESEDAPKLPRTNSLEDLGIKDAASSSSPPDKRKEEKSKPKENTEENKKWAIPVNITSPCDDFYKRIPNPAFKWPFELDVFQKQAVLRLEAHDSVFVAAHTSAGKTVVAEYAIALSQKHMTRTIYTSPIKALSNQKFRDFKNTFGDVGLLTGDVQLSPESSCLIMTTEILRSMLYNGSEVIRDLEWVIFDEVHYINDAERGVVWEEVLIMLPDHVSIILLSATVPNALEFSEWIGRIKKRHIYVISTLKRPVPLEHYLYTGNSTKTQKEMFLLVDAAGNFLTKGYYAAVEAKKERTSKHAQSFGTKNTSQNTTASQDRAVWLTLLHFLSQRQQTPVVAFTFSRTRCDENARSLDSMDLTTSVEKAEIHSFFQKSLTRLRGGDRQLPQILLMRDLLKRGIAVHHSGILPILKEVIEMLFSRGLVKVLFATETFAMGVNMPARTVVFDSIRKHDGTGFRNLLPGEYIQMAGRAGRRGLDATGTVIILCKAGVHEMADLHAMMLGKPTVLQSQFRLTYTMILNLLRVEALHVTDMMRRSFSESHRDTQAHEKRISQLKQMLSSMPSVDTEGQLSDLLPYYHTVTELKKTTETLQHAILESVNGLKALSVGRVIVVNNQQHLNALGVILQVSNDSVNRTFTALIICEKGNEEGKGNDNAALPHLYNTSLFIPEGSCSHTVQKLKLRDISGITVKTLKVIPERIIDNYNKRQQPRFRHDPPGQAISTATQELLRLAEANPSGIATLDPVNDLQLKSIDVVEASMRLRVLQDSLRDFNCIHSPMFAEQFARTKERMSLQEELDRLLFLVSDQSLTLLPEYHQRIKVLQSLQYIDSGGAVQLKGRVACQISSHELLLTELLFENVLSPLAPEESAALLSCLVFTQNTQVEPHITNTLQEGINQVLTVAQRIGELQRECGIPQTAEEFVGQFKFGLTEVVYCWARGMPFAEIAQLTDVQEGTVVRCIQRLDEVLKEVRQAARIVGDSVLGSKMEKASLAIRRDIVFTASLYTH, encoded by the exons ATGGATAGAATAA ATGTGCCCCCTCCGGGGCCCATGGACCTGCCCATGTCCCTGCTGGAGATGGGATGCTCTGGCAGATTTGAGCTCATCACACACCCTCTGCCCGGACAGCCTTTACCTCCACAGAGCACG CTCCCACATGGGCTTCCTCCCACCAGCCTGAACCTGGAGACAgaagtagaaaaacagtttttacgaGACCCTGCATGGCTTCCTGTACATGACAAAGATTTTGCCTTCCAGAAGTTTCTCAA GGTGTCTCAGAGGAAGATTAATGTTGATTCTCTGCTCAACTGCACTCCGTCTCCACTTCACTCTGGACTCTCTGTTGTCAGAGATCCGACCACAGGGATGTTGCTGGACTTCACTGAG gtgTTACTGGAGAACACCGGCCTGTCAGCAAAGAACTCGCTGTCATTGCAGCGCCATCCTGGACCTCCTTCAGAAAGCCTTAGAGGAAGCAACACCAACTACCCGTTCCTTCCCG GAGGaatggaggaactgacactcgACCAAATCAAGACGAAatctgagctggaggaggaaatTGACTTTGAGaatg ATTTACTGAGGGTCCCCCCTGGACTGAAAGCTGGGATGGACTTTACTGACAAAG ATCCCAAAATAGCAAAGGCAGAGGTCAACCTCATGTCGCTCCTGTCTACTGTGGAAGACATTACTGGTTTGCAGCTtgaggcagaggagaaggaagaaGTCAAAGAAAGTGAAGATGCTCCCAAACTGCCAAGAACAAACAGTCTGGAAGACCTGGGCATCAAG GATGCTGCTTCATCCTCATCTCCTCCAGATAAACGAAAAGAAGAGAAATCAAAGCCAAAGGagaacacagaggaaaacaagaaGTGGGCCATTCCTGTCAACATAACATCACCCTGCGATGACTTCTACAAACGCATCCCCAACCCAGCTTTCAAG TGGCCGTTTGAGCTCGATGTTTTCCAGAAGCAGGCCGTGCTGAGGCTGGAAGCTCACGACTCCGTGTTTGTGGCCGCTCACACATCTGCTGGAAAAACAGTGGTGGCCGAGTATGCCATCGCGCTCTCACAGAAACACATGACAAG GACCATCTACACGTCTCCCATCAAGGCTCTGTCCAATCAGAAGTTCAGAGACTTTAAAAACACTTTCGGGGACGTTGGACTCCTTACGGGGGACGTCCAGCTCAGTCCTGAATCGTCCTGCCTCATCATGACCACTGAGATCCTCAG GTCTATGCTTTACAACGGCTCAGAGGTCATCAGGGACTTGGAGTGGGTGATCTTTGACGAGGTTCACTACATCAATGATGCTGAG AGAGGGGTTGTGTGGGAGGAGGTTCTGATTATGCTTCCCGATCACGTCAGTATCATTCTCCTCAGCGCCACAGTGCCAAACGCTCTGGAGTTCAGTGAGTGGATCGG TCGTATTAAAAAGAGGCACATTTATGTGATCAGTACACTGAAGAGGCCTGTGCCCTTGGAGCATTATCTGTACACTGGGAACAGCACCAAGACTCAGAAAGAGATGTTCCTGCTGGTGGATGCTGCAGGAAACTTCCTCACTAAAGG GTACTACGCAGCGGTCGAGGCTAAGAAAGAACGCACAAGCAAACATGCTCAATCATTTGGCACAAAAAACACTTCTCAAAACACCACTGCTAGTCAG GACCGAGCAGTGTGGCTCACCCTCCTGCATTTCCTGTCCCAGCGGCAGCAGACCCCGGTGGTTGCATTCACCTTCTCTCGAACCCGTTGTGACGAGAACGCCCGCTCGCTGGACTCCATGGACCTAACCACCTCCGTAGAGAAGGCGGAGATCCACTCTTTCTTCCAGAAAAGCCTGACTCGCCTCCGAGGAGGAGACCGGCAGCTGCCTCAG ATCTTGCTCATGAGGGACCTGCTAAAGAGAGGAATCGCAGTCCATCACAGCGGGATCCTGCCAATCCTGAAGGAGGTCATCGAGATGCTTTTCTCCAGAGGTCTCGTAAAA GTGCTGTTTGCCACCGAGACCTTTGCGATGGGCGTGAACATGCCTGCGAGGACTGTGGTGTTCGACAGCATCAGGAAACACGACGGGACCGGCTTCAGAAATCTGCTGCCAG GTGAATATATTCAGATGGCGGGCAGAGCAGGCCGCCGAGGTCTGGACGCCACGGGCACTGTGATCATTCTGTGTAAAGCCGGCGTTCACGAGATGGCGGATCTGCACGCCATGATGCTG GGTAAACCTACCGTCCTCCAGTCCCAGTTCAGACTGACGTACACCATGATCCTCAACCTGCTGCGAGTCGAAGCCCTCCATGTGACCGACATGATGAGGAGGAGCTTCTCTGAAAGCCACAGAGACACTCAG GCCCACGAGAAGAGGATCAGCCAGCTGAAGCAGATGCTGTCTTCCATGCCTTCTGTGGACACAGAGGGCCAGCTCTCCGACCTGTTGCCTTACTACCACACTGTCACTGAGCTGAAGAAAACCACAGAAACCCTCCAG CACGCTATTCTGGAGTCTGTGAACGGACTCAAGGCTCTATCAGTTGGTCGAGTCATTGTGGTTAACAACCAGCAACATCTCAACGCCTTAGGAGTTATCCTACAG GTGTCCAATGACTCGGTGAACCGCACATTCACAGCCCTCATCATCTGTGAGAAGGGCAACGAGGAAGGAAAAGGCAACGACAACGCCGCTCTCCCTCACCTGTACAACACATCTCTCTTCATACCTGAAG GCTCCTGCAGCCACACGGTGCAGAAGTTGAAGCTTCGAGACATCTCGGGTATCACCGTGAAAACCCTCAAAGTGATTCCAGAAAGGATCATtgataattacaataagagaCAACAGCCACGATTCAG GCATGACCCTCCTGGTCAAGCCATCTCCACGGCGACGCAGGAGCTGCTTCGATTGGCAGAGGCTAACCCCAGTGGCATAGCAACCCTTGACCCTGTGAATGACCTCCAGCTGAAGAGCATTGATGTGGTGGAGGCCTCCATGAGGCTCCGTGTTCTGCAAGACAGCCTCAGGGATTTCAACTGCATCCACTCACCCATGTTCGCAGAGCAG tttgctCGGACTAAGGAGAGAATGAGcctgcaggaggagctggaccgGCTGCTCTTCCTCGTGTCGGACCAGTCTCTGACTCTGCTGCCAGAATACCACCAGAGGATCAAG GTGCTTCAGTCCCTCCAGTACATCGACAGCGGTGGGGCAGTGCAGCTGAAAGGCCGCGTAGCCTGTCAGATCAGCAGCCACGAGCTGCTGCTGACGGAGCTTCTGTTCGAGAACGTCCTGAGCCCGCTGGCGCCCGAGGAGAGCGCcgccctgctttcctgtctggTCTTTACTCAGAACACACAGGTGGAGCCGCACATTACCAACACGCTGCAGgag GGCATCAACCAGGTGCTGACAGTGGCTCAGCGTATCGGAGAGCTGCAGCGGGAATGTGGGATACCACAGACAGCTGAGGAGTTTGTAGGCCAGTTTAAGTTCGGCCTCACAGAGGTGGTGTACTGCTGGGCCAGAGGAATG CCGTTCGCCGAGATCGCCCAGCTCACGGACGTCCAGGAGGGCACGGTGGTCCGCTGCATTCAGCGTCTGGACGAGGTGCTGAAGGAGGTGAGGCAGGCTGCCCGCATTGTGGGAGACTCTGTCCTGGGGAGCAAGATGGAGAAGGCCTCCTTGGCCATCCGCAGGGACATCGTCTTCACCGCCTCCCTGTACACCCACTGA